The Bacillota bacterium region CTACATTGACATGATTGAAGCGGGTATATCGGAGGAAGTTGCCGTTAACCTTATAAAAGAGGCAATGAATTTCGACCCTTCTCTTGAAGAAATAACAACCATTACGTCTATTCTCATAGATGCAGTCGAGGATGGCATTTCGGAAACGGAGGCAATGAGTAAAATACTATCTGCATTGAAAAATGCTGACGGGTCCGTCTCAGAAATAGATGATTTGTTAGAAGATGAGTTTTACAGGGATGAGGAAGAGTCGGACGAAGACGACGTTGATTTAGAGGAAGAGTCAGACGAAGATGATGTTGAAGATGAAGATTCAGATGAAGATTCGGCTGAGGACGTTGAAGAAGGTTCGGATGAGGACGTTGAAGAAGACGTAGATGAAGATTAAGGTTATGACAAAGTAAGGAAATAGTGAGGCGCGCAAAACAGAATATCACAACCTATATGGGCACAGGCTACTATGAAAAATCTCATAGTAGCCTGTTTGATCATTCACATCTTTTGTCTGGCGTTTTCCCGTAAATAAGAGGTGCTCTGCCAGAGAAGGGCCCTCAAGAAAGAAGCGGGTTAAAGCGCCGCGTGATAACGACCTCGGGCGAGTGCTGGAGATACTGGATAAAGGGCCAAAAAGAGCGACGGGCAAGAAACACAATGGGCTCGAGGCGGTACGCCAATTCATGGTTGCCGCCCCGGGCCACTCCATGCTATAATCTCTTCAACAGCCGCTCGTGCAGCACGGTAGGCCCATGAGGGCAGGGTAGGAAGGCGGCGCTCGAAACCACAGAGGGTAGCATGGAAGCACGGTAGGGGCGAAAATGGGAAGGGTTGCCCCCTGCGGTAACCCTTTTCGTGTTGGGGGGTATTCGCCTTGGTCAGGGGGATCAGGGGTGCGACGACGGTGGATCTGGATGACAGCGCCTGCATCCAGGCCGCGGTGCAGGAGTTGCTCATTGAGATGGTGCGGGCAAATGGGGTAGAGACTGCAGACCTCACCGCGGCACTCTTTAGCGTCACGCCTGACCTGACCGCGGCATACGCCGCCAGCGCCGCGCGGGAACTAGGGTGGACCATGGTTCCCCTCCTGGATAGCGTTGCTCCCGCCGTACAAGGTTCGCCCGCCATGTGTGTGCGGGTAATGCTTCTCTGGAATACCGGCCGCCCTCAGGCGGCGGTGCGCCACATCTACCTGAGAGGGGCCAAGGGACTCAGGTCTGATCTGAGCCCGGGCGGGAACTGAGGAGGGTGAGTAATGATAGTGGTGATGGCACCAGAGGCGACGGAGTCGGAACTCAACTCTCTCATCAAGAGGCTGGAGTCAGCGGGTTTGACTGTCCATCTCTCCCGGGGTCAGGAAAGGACCGTTGTGGGCGTTGTGGGCGACGTCCGGCGGATGCCCCAGGAGACCCTGGAGGTCATGCCCGGGGTGGAAAGGGTCATCAGGATCCAGCAACCTTTCAAGCTGGCAAGCCGGGAGTACCGCCAGGAACCCACGGTCATCGATGTAAGTGGTGTGCCTGTAGGCGGGGAGGGTATCGTAGTCATGGCGGGCCCGTGTTCCATCGAGAGCAGGAGCATGCTAGAGGATCTCGCTCACGGCCTTGCCTCAGACGGTGCCTCCGTGCTGAGGGGGGGCGCCTTTAAGCCTAGGACATCCCCCTACAGCTTCCAGGGCTTAGGCGTGGAGGGCCTGAAGATCCTGAGGGATGTGGGAGTGAGTGCCGGTCTCCCCGTCATTACCGAGGTCATCTCACCAGACCAGGTGAGCCTTGTGGGCCGGTACGCGGATATACTCCAGATAGGCGCCAGGAACATGCAGAACTTCACACTCCTGCAGGAGGCTGGCAAGTCTCACAGGCCTGTGCTCTTGAAGCGGGGCATGTCCGCCTCGGTGGAGGAGTGGCTGCAGGCTGCCGATTACGTGCTTTCCGAGGGAAATCCCAATGTGATCCTGTGCGAACGCGGCATAAGAACCTTTGAATCATACACTCGTTTCACTCTGGATCTCAGTGCTGTCCCTGTCCTGAAGAAGCTGAGCCACCTCCCGGTGATAGTGGACCCCAGTCACGGGACGGGGCGCTGGGAGCTGGTGAGCCCCATGGCAGCTGCCGCCATAGCTGCAGGGGCCGACGGCCTTCTCATTGAGGTTCACCCTGATCCCGAGAGGGCACTCAGCGATGGACCCCAGTCCCTAAAACCCCCTGCCTTTAGGGAAATGGTATCACAGTTGTCCAGGGTGGCCCAGGCCGTGGGACGTAGCCTTGTGCGCCCGGCCCCATCCATGAAGACAGCCGTCTGAGAGGAGGGTTTCCTATGACGCTGCCCTCCAGGATAGCCGTGGTGGGTCTTGGGCTCATAGGCGGTTCCATGGCCCTGGCACTCAAGGATAGGCACTCCGTCGTGGCGCACGACCCCGACCTTGAAACGTGCGAGGCCGCGAATGCCCTGGGTATTCCCACCATCCACCTTTCCGGTGCGGTGAAGGACGCAGGCCTGGTAATACTGGCATCCCCCGTGAGGTCCCTGGCGCTTGCGGGCCTCAAGGCTGCCCCTCACCTCAGGAAGGGTGCTGTCATCACCGACGTGGGAAGCAGCAAGTCCGAGGTGGTCCAGGACTTGGAGGCTCACCTTCCCCCCCACTGCATGTATGTGGGCGGGCACCCCATGGCGGGCTCTGAGAAGTCAGGGTTCCGGGCTGCCCGGCCCGACCTCTTCCGAGGTAGCTGCTGGGTGATAACACCCACCGGCAAGACCCACCCCAGGTGCGTGGAAGTGGTACTAAGCCTGGTGAAGGAACTGGGTGCCAAGCCAGTGTTCATGAGTGTAGCTGAGCACGATCGCCTGGTAGCCCTGGTCAGCCACCTTCCCTACCTGCTTTCGGCAGCCCTGACCCGCACCGTGTTGGATGCCAGCCGGGTATACCCCGAAGCTGCCGCGGTGGCATCGGCGGGCTTCAGGGACATGACCAGACTGGCAGCCTGTGATCCCACTATGGCCTCGGACTTCTGCGTCAGCAACAAGGATTTTATCATGGACGCACTGAACATGTTTCTCCAACACTTCAGGGAGGCCGCCAGTGCTCTTCAGGACGACGGCGGCAGCCTGAGGCCTCTATTGCTCGAGGCAAAGCACTTCAGGGACTCCCTAGCGGTAGAGAAAGGGTGGTAGGATTGCCTCGAGTGACCGAGCGGGAACCGCTGAGAGGGAGTGTGAGTGTACCTGGCGACAAGTCTATATCACACCGGGCTGCGATGCTGGGAGCCCTCTCCCGGGGCACCACCCTCATCAGAAACTACGCGCCGGGCAGGGACTGCCTAAGTACCCTGGAGTGCCTGAGGCAGCTGGGAGTCAAGGTGGAATCACAAGACACCACCGTGACCGTGCACGGTCTTGGCCTCGCCGGCCTCTCAGAACCCCGGGACGTGCTGGACGCCGGGAACTCCGGCACCACCATGAGACTGCTTTCGGGTATCCTGGCGGGACAGCCCTTCTATTCGGTCATCACCGGCGATGATTCACTGCGGGATAGGCCCATGAAGAGAGTGGTTGATCCCCTGAGACAGATGGGAGCCTCCATCTGGGGAAGGCACGGTGACAGCAAGGCACCGCTGAGCATCAAGGGGGGCTCCCTCAGCCCCCTGGTATATCGCATGCCAGTGGCGAGCGCGCAGGTAAAGTCCGCGATCCTGCTGGCAGGCCTCTACGCACCGGGCGAGACCCGGGTGGCGGAACCCGCTCCGTCCCGCGACCATACCGAGCGCCTCCTCGAGTTCTTCGGCGCCACGGTGATCCGCAGCCACGGCACGGTGGGAGTGAAGGGAAACCCGCCCCTCCAATCCCGTGAGGTGGAGATCCCCGGGGATATCTCCTCCGCAGCCTTTCTCCTAGCGGCGGCGGCTATCGTTCCGGGGTCTGACGTGGTGGTTAGGGGTGTGGGCCTCAATCCCACCAGATCAGGGTTCTTGGATGTGCTCAGGGCCATGGGGGCGCGCCTGGAGGTCGAACCGGTGCCCGCCGGTGGCCCCGAACCCAGCGCTGACCTTAGGATCCGCTACGGCCCCCTCCGGGCCACCGTCATTCAAGGCCAGGCCATCCCCGGGGTCATCGATGAGATCCCGGCCCTGGCGGTCGTGGCAACCCAGGCCCAGGGGGTCACCCTTATCAGGGACGCCCAGGAGCTACGAGCCAAGGAGAGTGACCGGTTGAGGGTTATGGCCCAGGGGCTTGTGGCAATGGGGGCTCAAGTGGAGGAGCTCCCTGACGGCCTGGAAATATCAGGGCCAACCCCCCTCCACGGTGGGACAGCAAGATCCTGTGGGGATCACAGGGTAGCCATGGCCCTGGCGGTGGCGGCTCTGGCGTCCCCAGACCCGGTCAACCTGGAGGACCCCGAGTGCATTGCCATATCATACCCCAGTTTCTTCAAGGCCCTGGCCTCCATTGGGGGTTATCCGCTATGAGCACCAGGGCCATAGGCCTCCTGGGCCACCCGGTGGCCCACAGCCTCTCCCCGGCCCTCCAAAACGCCGCGCTGAGAGCCACAGGCACTGCCGCGGTATACCTTGCCTTTGATGTAGAGCCCTCCCACATGCAGGAGGCGATTAACGGCCTCCGCGCCCTGGGGTTCATGGGCGCCAATGTCACGGTCCCTCACAAGGTAGCGGTGATCCCCTACCTTGACTCGCTCTCTCCCGAGGCCTCCCGAATAGGTGCCGTGAATACCATTGTCAACCGCAGTGGGCAACTTGAGGGGCACAACACGGACGCGCCGGGGCTTCTCAGAGCACTGGATGCCGACGCCGCCTTCTCTCCCCGGGGCTGCCACGCAGTGATCGCGGGCACGGGGGGGGCTGGCAGGGCCGCGGCATTCGCCCTCACAGGGGCGGGGTGCTCTGCCTTGACCATCGTCAACAGGACTCTGAGTTCAGCCCAGTCCCTGGCTGCAGCCCTTCCTGGGATACCGGCCAGGGTTTTTCCCCTGGCTGGGGCCCCATGGCCTGAACTCCTGGCTTCCGCCAGCTTGCTCGTGAACACCACCACCCTGGGTATGGGCTCCGAGGGAGAGCCCCTCATCCCCGGGGACATACACCTACCGGCAGGCCTTGTTGTCTGCGACATGGCCTACGGGGACAAACCCACCCGGCTAGAGTCGCTGGCAGCGTCAAGGGGCATTGCCTTTGTGCCTGGAACCTCGGTACTCCTCCACCAGGGCGCCATAGCCTTCACTATGTGGACAGGGGTGCCAGCCCCCATGGATATCATGAGAAAAGCCCTGGACGAAGCCAGGGCAAGGAGGCGGGGCCACCAGTGAGAGTTCTCACGGCTGGGGAATCCCATGGAAGGTGCCTGGTGACCATCATTGAAGGGGCGCCCGCAGGGCTTTTTCTCACCGCGACCATGATCAACGAGGATTTGGCCCCAAGGCAGAAGGGTTTCGGCCGAGGTGGGCGCCAGTCTATAGAAAGGGACCAGGTGCAGATCCTCTCGGGGGTAAGGCATGGTGAGACACTGGGCAGCCCGATAGCCCTTCTCATTCCCAATCTCGACTGGCCCAACTGGGAAGAGGCCATGAGCGTATCCGCCCCGGCCGGTAGGCCCTCCCACCCGGTCACCAGGCCCCGCCCTGGGCACGCGGACCTCCCCGGAGCGGTGAAGTACGGAAGGACCGATATCAGGGACATCCTGGAGAGGGCAAGCGCCCGGGAGACTGCGGCGCGGTGCGCCGCCGGAGCCGTTGCCAAGGCCCTGCTAGGCCAGTTTGGCGTGGACATAGTCGCCTACGTGGAGGCCATAGGTGGCGTGGGGAGCGACAGCGCCCCTGGCGACCCCAAGGCCCTGCGGGAGGCTAGACAGGCCTCCCCGGTGTTCTGCCCTGACCCAACAGCCTCTGGCCTCATGGTGGAGGCCATTTCCAAGGCAAGTGACAGCGGGGACACCCTTGGAGGGGTCCTGGTCGTGCGCGCCCACGGCCTCCCACCCGGACTTGGCAGTCATGTTCACTGGGATCGGCGCCTGGACGGGCTCCTGGCGGGGGCCCTCATGGCTCTCAACGGCATTAAGGGAGTGGATGTGGGCCTGGGTTTCCGCATGGCTGAACTCCCTGGCTCCCAGGTGCACGACCCCATCGAGGTCTCAGGTCACGCGCCATGGCGCTACTCGCGACCCACCAACAACGCGGGAGGTCTCGAGGGAGGCATCACCAACGGTGAACCCTTGGTACTGCGGGCGGCGATGAAGCCCATAGCCACCATGAGAAGGCCAATGGCCTCCGTGGACATGGCCACAGGCCAGGAGGTGCTGGCCCACCATGAGAGATCTGACGTTTGCGCCGTACCCTCCGCGGCCGTGGTGTCCGAGGCCATCGTGGCGCTGGTCCTGGCCGGTGCGTTCCAGGAGAAGTTCGGGGGCGACAGCCTCAGGGAAATGAAACGAGCCTATGACAGCTTCTTACAGGATCTAGCCTCACGTTAGGTGGTGACGGCTTGAGCAACATCTACATAGCCGGTTTCATGGGCGCCGGGAAGACCACGGTGGGCTTGGCCCTGGCCCGCCTGGCCGGCATGGCCTTCCTAGACCTTGACGAGATGGTGGAACTCACCGCAGGCACCAGCGTTGAGTCCATATTTCGCCTCCACGGCGAGGCATTCTTCCGGGGCCTGGAGCGACAGGCGGTGGCCAGGGTTTCCACCCTGTGCAACACCGTGGTGGCCCTGGGTGGGGGCACGCTGGAAGATAGCGATAGCCTCACCCGCCTTGAGGCCTCAGGAACCCTGGTACTCCTGGAGGTATCCCCTGAAGAGGCTGTGCGCCGGGCCGCAGGCAAGGGCCGTCCTCTCCTGGAGAACCGGGATGAGGCCCTGGCGAGGCAGCTCATGGAGGAAAGGGCTCCACGCTACAGGCAGTGCAGGTACCAGGTAGCCACAGACGGGCAAGACCCCCAGTCAGTGGCCCAGCGCCTCGCCGAAACCCTGGGGCTGGGAACCGCCGGGCTACCCCGCCTGGACCCTTATACTGTGCCTGTACGATCCAGCAGTGGGACCTACGAGGTCCACATCGGCGCTGGGCACCTTCACACAGCTGGTCGCCTCCTGGAAGACCTCGGCGCCACCGCCGGGGTGGTCCTGGCCAGCGAACCACTGGCCCTGGCCCTTTTCGGGCGGGAACTCAGCCGTGGCTTGGAGTCCTCAGGGCTTAGGGCCATACCCCACTTGATCCCCGGGACCGAGGCATCCAAGAGCCTGGATGAGGTCTCAAGGTTCTACGACCGCCTGGTCTCCCTAGAGGTCGACCGTGACACTTACATGCTGTGCCTAGGGGGAGGCGTGGTTGGGGACACCGCGGGCTACGCAGCCTCTACCTACATGAGAGGTATCCCCTTTGGGCAGTGCCCCACAACCCTCCTTGCCCAGGTGGATTCAAGCGTAGGCGGGAAGGTTGCCGTCAACCACCCGGGAGGGAAGAACCTTGTGGGCAGTTTCTACCAACCACGCCTGGTGCTGGCGGATACCCTCACATTGGCCAGCCTTCCCGAAGAGACACTGGCCGAGGGACTCTCCGAGGTTGTCAAGGGCGCGCTGCTCTCCGGCGAGGAGTCCCTGTGTTTCCTTGAACAGCATGCTGGCGCCATACTGGCCAGGAGCCAGGAGGCCCTTACCCGTGTGGTCCGGGACATGGTGACCCTGAAGGCTCGCATTGTGGAGGTGGACGAGCGGGATACGGGGGTGAGGAAGACCCTGAACCTTGGTCATACCCTGGCCCACGCCCTGGAAAGCGCCACCGGCTACGAGTGGTCTCATGGCCGCGCCGTGGCAGTCGGCCTGGTTTGGGCGTGCACTCTGGGGGAATCCCTTGGCGCTGCCCGGAAGGGCCTGACCAAGAGGGTGGTGGGCCTCCTGGAGCGCTTCGGGCTCCCTACACGCCTGCCGGGTGTGGCCCCGGAAGACCTAGTGGCGAGGATGCGGCTGGACAAGAAGGCTTCCGGGGG contains the following coding sequences:
- the aroH gene encoding chorismate mutase; amino-acid sequence: MVRGIRGATTVDLDDSACIQAAVQELLIEMVRANGVETADLTAALFSVTPDLTAAYAASAARELGWTMVPLLDSVAPAVQGSPAMCVRVMLLWNTGRPQAAVRHIYLRGAKGLRSDLSPGGN
- the aroF gene encoding 3-deoxy-7-phosphoheptulonate synthase, whose translation is MIVVMAPEATESELNSLIKRLESAGLTVHLSRGQERTVVGVVGDVRRMPQETLEVMPGVERVIRIQQPFKLASREYRQEPTVIDVSGVPVGGEGIVVMAGPCSIESRSMLEDLAHGLASDGASVLRGGAFKPRTSPYSFQGLGVEGLKILRDVGVSAGLPVITEVISPDQVSLVGRYADILQIGARNMQNFTLLQEAGKSHRPVLLKRGMSASVEEWLQAADYVLSEGNPNVILCERGIRTFESYTRFTLDLSAVPVLKKLSHLPVIVDPSHGTGRWELVSPMAAAAIAAGADGLLIEVHPDPERALSDGPQSLKPPAFREMVSQLSRVAQAVGRSLVRPAPSMKTAV
- a CDS encoding prephenate dehydrogenase/arogenate dehydrogenase family protein; translation: MTLPSRIAVVGLGLIGGSMALALKDRHSVVAHDPDLETCEAANALGIPTIHLSGAVKDAGLVILASPVRSLALAGLKAAPHLRKGAVITDVGSSKSEVVQDLEAHLPPHCMYVGGHPMAGSEKSGFRAARPDLFRGSCWVITPTGKTHPRCVEVVLSLVKELGAKPVFMSVAEHDRLVALVSHLPYLLSAALTRTVLDASRVYPEAAAVASAGFRDMTRLAACDPTMASDFCVSNKDFIMDALNMFLQHFREAASALQDDGGSLRPLLLEAKHFRDSLAVEKGW
- the aroA gene encoding 3-phosphoshikimate 1-carboxyvinyltransferase — protein: MTEREPLRGSVSVPGDKSISHRAAMLGALSRGTTLIRNYAPGRDCLSTLECLRQLGVKVESQDTTVTVHGLGLAGLSEPRDVLDAGNSGTTMRLLSGILAGQPFYSVITGDDSLRDRPMKRVVDPLRQMGASIWGRHGDSKAPLSIKGGSLSPLVYRMPVASAQVKSAILLAGLYAPGETRVAEPAPSRDHTERLLEFFGATVIRSHGTVGVKGNPPLQSREVEIPGDISSAAFLLAAAAIVPGSDVVVRGVGLNPTRSGFLDVLRAMGARLEVEPVPAGGPEPSADLRIRYGPLRATVIQGQAIPGVIDEIPALAVVATQAQGVTLIRDAQELRAKESDRLRVMAQGLVAMGAQVEELPDGLEISGPTPLHGGTARSCGDHRVAMALAVAALASPDPVNLEDPECIAISYPSFFKALASIGGYPL
- a CDS encoding shikimate dehydrogenase — protein: MSTRAIGLLGHPVAHSLSPALQNAALRATGTAAVYLAFDVEPSHMQEAINGLRALGFMGANVTVPHKVAVIPYLDSLSPEASRIGAVNTIVNRSGQLEGHNTDAPGLLRALDADAAFSPRGCHAVIAGTGGAGRAAAFALTGAGCSALTIVNRTLSSAQSLAAALPGIPARVFPLAGAPWPELLASASLLVNTTTLGMGSEGEPLIPGDIHLPAGLVVCDMAYGDKPTRLESLAASRGIAFVPGTSVLLHQGAIAFTMWTGVPAPMDIMRKALDEARARRRGHQ
- the aroC gene encoding chorismate synthase, with product MRVLTAGESHGRCLVTIIEGAPAGLFLTATMINEDLAPRQKGFGRGGRQSIERDQVQILSGVRHGETLGSPIALLIPNLDWPNWEEAMSVSAPAGRPSHPVTRPRPGHADLPGAVKYGRTDIRDILERASARETAARCAAGAVAKALLGQFGVDIVAYVEAIGGVGSDSAPGDPKALREARQASPVFCPDPTASGLMVEAISKASDSGDTLGGVLVVRAHGLPPGLGSHVHWDRRLDGLLAGALMALNGIKGVDVGLGFRMAELPGSQVHDPIEVSGHAPWRYSRPTNNAGGLEGGITNGEPLVLRAAMKPIATMRRPMASVDMATGQEVLAHHERSDVCAVPSAAVVSEAIVALVLAGAFQEKFGGDSLREMKRAYDSFLQDLASR
- the aroB gene encoding 3-dehydroquinate synthase, whose translation is MSNIYIAGFMGAGKTTVGLALARLAGMAFLDLDEMVELTAGTSVESIFRLHGEAFFRGLERQAVARVSTLCNTVVALGGGTLEDSDSLTRLEASGTLVLLEVSPEEAVRRAAGKGRPLLENRDEALARQLMEERAPRYRQCRYQVATDGQDPQSVAQRLAETLGLGTAGLPRLDPYTVPVRSSSGTYEVHIGAGHLHTAGRLLEDLGATAGVVLASEPLALALFGRELSRGLESSGLRAIPHLIPGTEASKSLDEVSRFYDRLVSLEVDRDTYMLCLGGGVVGDTAGYAASTYMRGIPFGQCPTTLLAQVDSSVGGKVAVNHPGGKNLVGSFYQPRLVLADTLTLASLPEETLAEGLSEVVKGALLSGEESLCFLEQHAGAILARSQEALTRVVRDMVTLKARIVEVDERDTGVRKTLNLGHTLAHALESATGYEWSHGRAVAVGLVWACTLGESLGAARKGLTKRVVGLLERFGLPTRLPGVAPEDLVARMRLDKKASGGQIQVVIPRGPGDVVLSPGVPESDMVKAMETLL